In Plectropomus leopardus isolate mb chromosome 21, YSFRI_Pleo_2.0, whole genome shotgun sequence, the DNA window TAAGTATGTTATTTGTtataaatcactaaaaaaaaacggAATGCATTTCAAAATGATACTGTCATAACCTTATATTGGTCTCattgagtgaaaaaaatgcatatgaaAGGTGTTAAGgatatgcatttatttcttctACAATTTAGgtgtattattatattaggCCTAAAAACAAGCTTGAACAAGACATAAACGACTCCAAACTATGAACATGTAACATAAACAACACACTCagtggtgtttgtgtctgctCCAAAAATGCACTATGATTTAGCCTAGAGAGATGGGTCAAAACCTATTGAGTATGTTAGCTGCAGGCCCATCATGCATTTGTATCATAGTTGCATCATAGCCTTTAGATCATTAAGCACCACACAGTCATTGCTCCACTTCCAAAACTCAGTGAGCAGGTTTGGGAATCTTAGTGACAGATAATAATCGAAGGGTCTGAGTGTGCTGCCTGGTGAATAAACTATAACACTAAATGTTGATGCTGAACTATGACTGAGCTTCGCTGCTCCAGTCAGGGATGGAAAAAGTCTTGGATTGTCTTTTCTGCTCTCCTATCGTGTAGTCCACATGGATACATATATGTCTGGCGCTTTCCTCCGAGGGAAACATGCTGATCTCTCCGGTAACCACTGTGTCCTGCACCACATCCACCGGAGCGTCCAGGTACAGCACCGCCTGCTTCCAGTGCGTCTCCGGTTTGAACGGGGAGGTGGAGAGCACGAGCGCTTGCGGCTTGTCCGGGCAGGGGAAAGTAACCGTGAAGTAAACACAGAAAGCGTTCACCGCCGCCGAGCCGAACGACTCGCACCGGAACTTGCCCTTCACCGACCGCAGCTCCTCCACGGTGACCGAATACAAGTCGAGCTCGGCGAAGCGGGCCGGGTGGGAGAGCACGTCTTCAACGGTCACCGAGTTCACGGTGATGTCGGAGTTCATGATGCACCTCCTGGCGAAGTCGGACATGCAGGACATGTCGACGCCGTACTGGTCTTTGACGGTATACCAGAAATGTAAGCGGTCCTCCACCACCGGGTCGCTGATGGGTGCGATGAACAGCTCGGCTTTGCTCGGTAGGATGATGCCACCCGGCTTCAGCCACTTGTCGCGTGCGTAGAGGACCGAGTTGAGCATGGACTCGTGCAGGAGGGCATACCCCATCCACTCGCTCACTATCACCTCCACCATCTCCGGTAGGTCCACCGTCTCCACCGTGCCTCGAATAACCTCAATTTTGTCCTCCATATTGTTCTGTGTGACTATTTTCACAGCCTGCTCGGCGATGGAGCAGGCTTCAACAGCGTACACTTTCTTAGCACCGGCTTGAACACAGAACATGCTTAAAACGCCGGTTCCTGCCCCGACGTCCAGTACAACTTTACCCCGTATGGACTCACTGTTCCTCAGTATCGCCATCCGGTACGTGTTGGTGCGGACGTGGTCCGCTATCATTTCCTCGTGGATAGTTACATCAGTGTAGCTGTCAAAGTACAGCCTGTCCTGTCGGGTTTTAtccaattttcttttctttacgaCATGAGACATCTTCTCGGCTATGTGCTGCAACCTCACGATGTTTTGTCGCGCTACTTCCGCGTTGTGAAATGTGGAACTTGTAGTTTTCCAACTGTACCCAATACGAGAGACTCATCTTTTAGTGAACTACAACAACTCCCACAACCACACACCGGTGACGTAGAGGTCGGATTGCTGCATTCACTGACAGAAGGGAGATATGTTAACATGAGCTTCTGCTGGGCAATGACAGAAACGGCGCCCCTTTCTGCTTTCTCTGGCTTGCCATATCAGTTTAAGATGTGGCACTttatcaaattgtttttttctggccacATAAAGTCACCTGTCATGTCCTTGTAATAGTACAGTTATTAGCACAAATATACCCGCCTGtgatgtctttcttttttttttgagaacaaTATTACAATTTGACTTTGAGAAACTCCCTTTATTATGCCCCTATGCCTTTATTAATGAAACTACTATAATTTTACATTAGCATCCCTTTGTGCTCATGTCGACAATGCTATGGCTTATTATTGGACAAGACATTACAGTAATTGTAGAAACTATATATAATACGCCTTATTGTAAAAGGTTATGCCTGACTGTCCCTCTGAGGAGTAGAAAGGCGAAAAGAATGGCTAGAGTAACTACAGctacaaaattataattatgcTGTAAtaattgtttgtatgtgtgtgtgtatatacatatataatatatatatatatatatatatatatatatatatatatatatatatgcctttatatatatatacctataTATACCTTTTGCTCCAATGATACTCTGATCTACActaaa includes these proteins:
- the prmt6 gene encoding protein arginine N-methyltransferase 6, with amino-acid sequence MSHVVKKRKLDKTRQDRLYFDSYTDVTIHEEMIADHVRTNTYRMAILRNSESIRGKVVLDVGAGTGVLSMFCVQAGAKKVYAVEACSIAEQAVKIVTQNNMEDKIEVIRGTVETVDLPEMVEVIVSEWMGYALLHESMLNSVLYARDKWLKPGGIILPSKAELFIAPISDPVVEDRLHFWYTVKDQYGVDMSCMSDFARRCIMNSDITVNSVTVEDVLSHPARFAELDLYSVTVEELRSVKGKFRCESFGSAAVNAFCVYFTVTFPCPDKPQALVLSTSPFKPETHWKQAVLYLDAPVDVVQDTVVTGEISMFPSEESARHICIHVDYTIGEQKRQSKTFSIPDWSSEAQS